A section of the Lepus europaeus isolate LE1 chromosome 19, mLepTim1.pri, whole genome shotgun sequence genome encodes:
- the HSPBP1 gene encoding hsp70-binding protein 1 — protein MADEGSGGSRLPLALPPASQGCSSGGSGSAAGGSGNSRPPRSLPGLLQMAITAGAEEPDPPPEPMSEERRQWLQEAMSAAFRGQQEEVEQMKSCLRVLSQPVPSAATEAELASDQQEREGALELLSDLCENMDNAADFCQLSGMHLLVGRYLEAGAAGLRWRAAQLIGTCSQNVAALQEQVLGLGALRKLLRLLDRDSCDTVRVKALFAISCLVREQEAGLLQFLRLDGFSVLMRAMQQQVQKLKVKSAFLLQNLLVGHPEHRGTLCSMGMVQQLVALVRTEHSPFHEHVLGALCSLVTDFPQGVRECREPELGLEELLRHRCQLLQQHEEYQEELEFCEKLLQTCFSSPTDDSMDR, from the exons ATGGCGGACGAGGGCTCGGGGGGCAGCCGCCTGCCCCTGgcgctgcccccagcctcccagggttGCTCCTCGGGGGGCAGCGGCTCCGCGGCGGGGGGCTCGGGCAACTCGCGGCCCCCGCGCAGCCTGCCGGGCCTGCTGCAGATGGCGATCACGGCGGGCGCGGAGGAGCCGGACCCCCCTCCGGAGCCCATGAGCGAGGAG AGGCGTCAGTGGCTGCAGGAGGCCATGTCGGCCGCCTTCCGGGGCCAGCAGGAGGAGGTGGAGCAGATGAAAAGCTGCCTCCGCGTGCTGTCGCAGCCTGTGCCCTCTGCAGCCACCGAGGCCGAGCTGGCCAGCGACCAGCAGGAGCGCGAGGGCGCGCTGGAGCTGCTGTCCGACCTGTGTGAGAACATGGACAATGCCGCAG ACTTCTGCCAGCTGTCGGGCATGCACCTGCTGGTGGGCCGGTACCTggaggcgggggcggcggggctgCGGTGGCGCGCGGCGCAGCTCATCGGCACGTGCAGCCAGAACGTGGCGGCCCTCCAGGAACAGGTGCTGGGCCTCGGCGCCCTGCGCAAGCTGCTGCGGCTGCTCGACCGGGACTCCTGCGACACCGTGCGCGTCAAGGCCCTCTTCGCCATCTCCT GCCTGGTTCGcgagcaggaggctgggctgctgCAGTTCCTGCGTCTGGACGGCTTCTCTGTGCTGATGCGGGCcatgcagcagcaggtgcagaagcTCAAGGTCAAGTCGGCCTTCCTGCTGCAGAACCTGCTGGTGGGCCACCCTGAGCACAGAG GGACCCTGTGCTCCATGGGGATGGTGCAGCAGCTGGTGGCCCTCGTGCGGACAGAACACAGCCCCTTCCACGAGCATGTGCTAGGAGCCCTGTGCAG CCTGGTGACGGACTTCCCCCAGGGCGTGCGCGAGTGccgggagccggagctgggcctggagGAGCTCCTGCGCCACCGCTGCCAACTGTTGCAGCAGCACGAGGAGTACCAG gaggagctggagTTTTGCGAAAAGCTGCTGCAGACCTGTTTCTCCAGCCCTACGGACGACAGCATGGACCGATGA